CGACATTGTCTCCGGCACCCGGGTAAACTCCACCTGCACTCTCTAGTTTCGGTATCCTGTCACACTAAACAAATCTTCTTAATGTTTGTAGGTGAGAACTCATTTCGCTCGGCCTAATTGGAAGAGAGTCTTCTCCAAGATATGCTCCAAGCACCCCCATGCCAAGATAGGTGAGTCCAAAGTCACAGTCTTTCTTCTCCGAGAAAAGTAGCAGCTTATAATATATGTAGGACCTGAAACCATGGCGTGTGAATCGGCCACAGGAGTGTTCTACTGCGGTGCGCCGGTTTTGGCGCAGGAGCTAAGCAAGATCTGCTACGACCACAACCAGAGGGGCACCACCAGGTTCGACTTCCACAAGGAGCATTTCTGATCGCATACTCATTTACATGTCCCGTGGAATGCTTGTATAGCCTTGATCATCATCATTTTTCCAACGGATGCTGATgagcaaaaacaaagaaaaatcaagtatagCATTAGTACagaatatatttgtgtgtgtatatatatatataattcaggcCAAAATGGTTTTGTTTCTGAGTGCATGTTGTATTATTGTATTGGCTTTCCGATATGTTTTGTTTGTCTCCGAAATGATTCAGTAGCAATCTATAGAATCAAGATGTTAACTAAGATGATGATAGAGTGATTCATGTTCTGTGACTGTGTATGGTTTCGACGCTTCAAATTCGATGGTCGGTATCGGTACAATCTTTATCGGACGGTCACTAGAAGACACTTAGtatcatttatttcattttttccaACCATTTTGTCGTACCAATTTCCTCGAATATAATATACCTTTCGCCAACCACGGCGTCGGAATCTCCGTGTCCCCGAACCCTCTAGAATCTTCCATCGTCCGACGTGTCGCTTCATTGCCCCGTAAGTTTTGTCGTGGTGGGGTCCAGCGTCATACTTCCCTCCCTTAGGACGTGGCCACTTGGCAGCTCTTCATTGCCAAGTGCAAGCGGGACCCTTTGATGGGCTTGGCCTATTTGATCGTAACCTGAGTTGGTGTACGTTGAGCCAACGGCGTGACGGAGGATGGTTTGCCCGCTTAacgggagatgacggcggaaagcAGTCCGTTAGGTAACGTCGACGTCATGTCGTCTTAACCTTTTCGATCAGACGGTCACGATGGCATCTGTGAGTCTTATGCTGGTATTGAGCCCTCCTCATTGGCCGCGGATATGTTCCTGTCGAGAAAGAATCTTGAGTCGTGGGAGAGCGAAAGGGTGAAAGCAGAGAAAGGGTTTGGGGAAGGCGATTCCGGCGATGGCGGAGCACGCGGAGGAGACCTTGATCGAGCAGGTAATGGAGAAGATCCGCGACGGCGTtgactcctcgtcgtcgtcggACTCTGACGACGAGAAGTCGAAGGCGTCGGTGGTGACGGAGGCCGTCAAGTCCAAGATCAGCCGCCTCTTCGGCCGGGAGAAGCCCGTCCACCAGATCTTGGGCGGTGGAAAGCGTATGATCTTTCTTTCCCACCTTCGTTTTCTCCCTTTCTCGAATGCGATCTTGAGTACTCCGATCTACGCAGTTGTTGTTAGCTGCGATCTTGGAGTTCTATTGCGCTTGTGATCTGTCTGGATTCTCGCCGTAGGCATGATTTACTTGGATTTGCATCTAATTTCTTGGAAGGGTGAAAGAAAAGCTTAAGGCCTTTAACCTCTTTAATTAAAAGAGTTCGAAAGAACATAAACCGCAACTTGAACTTTTTGTATTGATAGCTATCCAGGTCAAGATCACTTGTAAATGTACCGGTAGCTTACAACATTTAACCTTTCTAATTCAAAGTCTCGAAATAACATAAACCCTAACTCGATCTTTTTGCGCCGACGGAAAGAACATAAACCCCAACTTGATCTTTTTGTATTGATAGCGATCCAGGTCAAGATCACCAGTACATGTACCGATAGCTTACAACCTTTAAACCTTTCTAATTCAAAGTCTCGAAATAACATAAACCCTAACTCGATCTTTTTGCGCTGAGGGAAAGAACACAAACCCCAACTTGATCTTTTTGTAGTGATAGTGATCCAGGTCAATATCACTAGTAAATGTACTGATAGCTTACAACCTCTAACCATTCTGATTAAAAGTCTCGAAATAACATAAACCCTAACTTGATCTTTTTGCGCAGATGGCGATCCAGGTTAAGATCACTAGTAAATGTACTGATAGCTTATAACCTTTAACCTTTCTAGTTAAAAGTTTCAGAAGAACGTAAACCTTAACTTGATCTTTTTGTACTGATAGCGATCCAGGTCAAGATCACTAGCATTTTTGAAGGAACATAAAGTCCTAACTTGGTTTATTGCTACCCGTGATGATCCTGTTCCATATTCATCCAGATTCTTAAATCTATTCCCTTTGAGATTTATCTGAAACAGTTATTCTTGTTTCTTGGTTATTAAAGTCATCAACCTTGGTATTATTTGGAAATATGTTGATAGTTCATATATAATCTTTTGCATAAATGATTGAATCGTCCATGGATCTGGAAATCTTTTGTTGGTATGAGTTCTCAAATAATCTAAATTTCTGAACGTTCAACAGCTGCTGATGTTTTcctgtggaagaacaagaaagccTCTGCTGCTGTGCTTGGTGGGGCCACGGCTACCTGGATCTTTTTTGAGTTGATGGAATACCATTTACTTACTTTGTTCTGCCACTGCCTTATATTGTCTCTTGCTATCATTTTCCTCTGGTCAAATGCTACTTTCTTGATCAACAAGTGAGGGAATTACTACTAGTTTTGTTTCTTATGATCTGCCTTTGAATTAGATGAAACTGTCCAATCACTTATCCATGCTTTCTTCATAGTAGGTCTCCACCTCACATTCCTGTGGTGAGCATTCCTGAAAATCTGGTTGTGGACATTGCACTTTCTCTCAGATATGAGATTAATAGGGGTTTTGCTGTTTTAAGGGAAATTGCAACAGGACGTGATCTGAAGAAGTTCCTCATTGTATGGTGCTTGATATACTTCTAAAAGAGATTTTGGTGCTTGATATACTTCTAAAAGAGATTTGACTTTTTGGGTTCAGGTGATTGCTGGGCTGTGGGTTCTTTCAACCATCGGGAGGTGCTGCAATTTCTTGACTTTGTTTTATATAGGTAATGTgatctcagattcttttttttaataatctagAACTATGTTTACCTTTGCATTGTATCTGAACGTTGTTCTGCTTGGCTTCTGATGAAGTCTTTGTCACGCTGCACACTGTGCCTTTCTTATATGATAAGTATGAAGACAAAGTTGATGCATTTGCCGAGAAAGCATCAGTGGAGTTAAAGAAGCACTATGCAGTTTTTCAGGCCAAGTATTTGAGCAAGATACCTAGGGGACCATTGAAAGACAAAAAGTTCCTGTAGGCAAAAAGGTACACTGTGGCTCCAGTCGTTGTTATGAccactttattttgctttgaaCTCTTCCTTATCCTGAACGAAGTATCTTGTCTTTGATAATGTTAATGTGGTAGCTGGGAGCTATTCCAGGTTTTTATGACATGGATCATACGTATGTTGGCATTATCATTCCAAGCATTAGCATTGAATTGTATACCATTTTCACTAAATATCTGATTCTGTAGAATCTACGTTATggttttatacatgtgatgtttagGATTATATGAGCGTGTTAGGGTTTATATTCATTTGTTAGTCGTTCGGCGTCATCTTGGAGGATCTTGTAACTAcctagatatcataaaaattgatcCACATCTGAAGCTTATCATAACAATTTCATGTTTTCTGTGGAGTAAATATTTTTTCATGGTCAGTGGATTTCCTTCTTTTCCATCTTTGTCCTATGGAAGATATCAAAAAGAATCCTCAATAAGaatatgaaattttattttcagagctTTAAGAAAAGGTAAAGGCTATTTAGGTAAACCATTTAACTAACACAAAATTGGAAATTTGTTAAGTCCAGTAACATGCTACATGATAGAAGATCTTGCAGAATTGGAACTGTTGATGATATGGTGACTGATAATCTTGTACTTTATCAATGATACAAACAAATCAGCCTAAAGACAAGAGTCGATGTTGTGATTGATGATAGcggtctgttctgtttgcttttttggttttgaaaTGTCAATTTCAAACGACAACAATTTTCATGTTCTCCAATGACAGGTTCATATCATTTCCATTGTTCCAGGTTTGGACAAGCCAAAGATTTTTGATGAACCAGAAACACCTAATTAAATAGGTTAGATAAACTTGATATTGTAGCTGTCAGAAGGAACAAGATATATTTGTGTTTAGCTGTATATAAATTTTCTCGTCCATTTGGGGAAGTTCTGATATACATAGAAATATGAATTACTAAAATCAAATTTATTAGATCTATGGTTGCTTGTTGGTTTTGATCTGTCTGAATTTAAAAGAAATGTTTCTTTCATTATTTAATTGTCTTTTTTTCACCATGTTCCGGGATAAAGGCAATGGCCTTTATGCATACTTCCTGACCTCCAGTCATAACATTGGTAGTCTTACTTTTGCTTCCACAGGGTGAATGACCAATCCTCTGGAGATTCGGGTTCAGGTTCAGGGAAGACAATGAGTTTGATTTAGGATTTGGCTATaaatttgatcttttatgtcataATGAGTGGCTAGGGAGGGTGGTAAGATTGCATGCATCAGTTATATGAATGATGATAATCTGTGTCACAGAAATTAAATTTCTTCCCTGTAGCAGGTCGTGGGGACAAAATACACACCTGTCAACCAACACACCTGGTCTAATTTTATGTCATCATTATTAGTTGAGCTAGATGCATACAGTAATACGAAGAGTGCTGTCATGGTTCTGCTAGAGTTTTGGTGCATCGGTCTAGTGACAGGAGGTTCAAACTAGATAGACAAAATGATGCAGAAAGACACTTGTTGGGGAAACTTCTGGTGACCACATTCATATTTACATTATGTTATATAGAAGTATCTTTAATTTATGATTCATTAGTTGAATAATGCGATAGTAGAAGTATCTTTAATTTATGATTCATTAGTTGTTAAAAAAAGGTTTCAAATTAATATTTACATTATGATGGTAGAAATTATTTTGGCCCATGATTCCAAGTTTTTTAATTTGTCAATATGGCATGATGTTAGAAATTTATGATTCATTAAGATAGGGCTtttgtataaatattattttttttagctTAAATCAGCAGGCTTTTGAACTTTAGCTTAATTTGGACTTTCTTATTCCTGATTTATAGGGCGCacacaaaagaaataaaaaaccGAAGACAAACTTTAATTTGCTTTCAAACACAACTAGAAATATGATGTGGACGCGCCTGAAGAAAGCCAACCGATGTTTCttccaagaaaaatacatcttccgTTTAAGATTTGagtttatgaaagaaaaatacatACCAAACTTCTCTATGTTTTGACCTTAATAAGGCCAATGAGTGAGTGAGTGACTGAGTGAAAGAGAGAGTGTGTGTTCGCGCGCGCTGATGTTTTGGGACGATGACATACATTTTGTTATTAAGGTTTTTTTTTATTCGCAATGTCACTTGTTCAACACCGTCATGTTCCGTTACAGTTAAAATTTTGAACAATTTTAACAGTTTTTTATTTCACATTTTAGAGGGGTGTTGAATTGTTTACATGTAACAAGTAATAAATGTGTTCAGATAAATTGCCAATAAAcagttattatgtaaattattaaGTAAATTTTCCATAAAGAACCATTTTCTTCCTTGATGAAACTAAGAATTATTAAGTCATTAGGCCGGAACTTCAGACATCATCCACAATCAACTAATTACGAATAAAGTAGCAAGCTGAAAGGCTCATGACGTCTTAAGTAGAAACTAAGACAAGAGCCACCAAACTCTCTCTAAGAAAGAATAATGCTAAAAACGTAAAGAATAAGAAAATGCCATCCAAACATCATATCAAATTCCAGGCATAAACAGCAGCCACTTCTATATAGTGTTTGATGGACAAACCATACCAATTGTAACTCGAAACATCACTAGACTAAGTCACCAACAAAATTCACCAGAAGAAAGCAATTAAAAGGATATAGAAACTGACTCTACGCAATTGAGATGCTTTAAATCTGTATCAAGAATGACAtagtcaaaaaataaaaagaaaaggtgaACTCTATAAATCCAGACAAGCGTCGCAACTTACTCCACGCACAAATCCAGGCAAGCATGCTTCGCATGAATATCTTTGACATCAGACTAAAGCTTATCTCACTCTATAAGGATGGCGCACAATTTTTTCCCCAAGCAAAATTGACACAAAGTTGTATTTGGCAGCACTAACAATAACCCCACATGTAGAACAATGCCCCTTATTCTATGCAACACTCGTGAGAAAACTAAGCTGCAATATACAAGTTTGAAACTAGAATTATAAACATATCAACCATAATACTATTGACATTGTCCAGTCTGTCTGATCAAGTTTCATTTTTGGATCAAATTGTCATCCATCTAGAACAGGTTAACAAACAACCATGATTGATTGATAAGCAATACTTAACACTTCAATATGTTGAACGTGCAATTTTAAAATGCAGATATGCTTAAAATGAAGATTTCTAGAATGCAACAAAAGCATAAACTCACCTGATTATCTGCTTGCTTCAAGTCTTCCATGTTTAATGTCCTAAGGGCAATTGCAGGTTATATACTCACCTTTTTCCGAATCCACTGAAAATTTCTCACCTTTTTCAGTTTTATACTCCTCCCGAAACCATTACAGTTAACTTTGAAAGAGTTCATGAGCAAGTAATCAGCTATTGCTACAATTGGAAGTCAGCCAGCATGGGCACCGACCAATGCAACTCGGGCATAAATTTTACAGTGGCATAAGGTACACTTACTTTTATATAAAAATGGATTATATCAAATTTCACATTAGTAAAATAATTCAAATCCtggtttttgttttaaaaaattaGGCAAAAATGTAACTTTTTACTGATTTTATGTGTAGAAAATTCGGGAAACATTAGTTATTACAAGAAAATATCGTTGACATTTTGATTAGCTCGGTTCAAACCCATATAAGGTTGTCCGAAGTGCCTCCGAAGTGAAAACGTAAAGCTTTGAAGGTGTTACTTGCACGAAGACTAAAatcaaaaagatttttttttaccaaAATTGAAATCAAGTTAGTAATCAAAGGTCATCAAATGTGAGTTTGAGTAGTTCAAAAAGGAATCTCTTGCATTAGATTTAAAATATCTTTTGTGATTGTCTTCCTCGTTATATTACAtttcttatcataatgaatgagAAGGAAACTTGTAATTACTTTCCTTATCATGGATAAGAAAAAAGTTTGTGTTTGTCTAAATCTTTATCCACGTAAGACAGATGAGTGGAAAGTGACGAATTCCACGATCACGTGTCAGTCGATATTGTATTATCTATGATTGGTAATGACCTAAGGTGTATAGATAAAGAAAATTAAGTTAGAAGAAAACATTTGAGTTTTTTTGTTCTCGGAGAAAATCATAAAGGTATATGTGTGATCTATACTTTaatttatacataataaaaactcAGGAAAATAAAATGTATATAAAAAGACTTATTGAAATTCTGCTGTAGGCTATGAAGAAAATATGCAAGATTAACAGCGTGTCAAATCTGTTAAGTCAAATCCagaacataaattttgaagatGTACAGACTTACCAATTCCTTTGTTCTCTCTCTTTCTGAATCAGCTCCTTAACAGGACGATATGCTGCTGTAATGCAGAGATTCTGTCCACAATTATTAAGGAATTATCATCCATATATGGTGACTCTGTAACCCAAGAAAACATAACTTACCTTAAGATCACTACCAGTATATCCGTCTGTGATTGCTGCAAGCTCCTTGTAGTAGAGTCCTTCAACCTTTTCTTTTGACAAAAGCTTCCTTAATATTGATTCCCTGCTCTCCTGAGATGGCAGCCCAACCATAATTATATTGAATACAGGAAATCAGTGAATGGGAATACACATCTTCTTaggaataaataaatttatcttttggaAAGAATTGTGTAGAGATAGAGTAAACAAACCTGTGCTCAAAATTGGAAGGTCATTTTAACCCTCATAATCCACGTCAAGATTAATCACTCAGAGGAATGGGTTCAGAATAACTCTCTCATTCAGCCACATGAAtagttgatctgagacagttaatTAAATAAGCTATGTGTAATGGCCAATAACCAGCATAGGCCACATGAAAATTATCTACAAAACAGTTTTTCCAAAGACTTCCTAATTCATATTTTCTCTGCCACCAAAAATTTAGGTAAACTATCAAGAAACTCTAATAGTAAAATACAACCATCTAGATTCGCATCTCCTTGTGGCAATTCACTCAGATTAGTAACTCCGAAAACTTGACAGAGACAAATTTAGCATGCTAGTAGAATCAGGTTACCTTCTAGTATGGCAAACATATAAAGTAGCCTCTAGGTTGGCGCATGGAAGAACTGCTAGATATGATAACTATTTCTGAGGTTCTTGGAACCGAAGACGAGGGAGACCGAAGAAAAGAACTACCAGATATGATAATAAAGGAGCTGAGGCTATACAGTATGGACAATATCATGTTCTGATTGGCAGTTTGCAGTTGAGATTCCTCTATTAAAGGATCAAATGGGTCCACCTGGTATGATCCTTCaaacaaaaataattattatcagTTTGCCTGTCCCATTTTGCTTCTTCAAATAATAATTAAGCTATTAAACTATGTAGACGGAAGGACAAATGAGGCAGCAAACATCAAGTGATAAGAAAAAGCAGAAATATTCTGAACACAGTTGCAGATGAGGAATTCAGCAAAAACCTCTTTCAAGACTAAATAAAATGTAAGAAACACAGCTAAAAAAAACAGAGGTGTATACAAGCACGACTAGTTTCATTTGGCAGGAAGTGACATTGACAATTATTTCTGACGCCAAGAAAACTCAAGATTACTCTGCTTCCTTTCGACATCATGTATAATACTAAAAAGCGAAAAAGGGACCCGTCAGCTTTTCTCGATTCAACAATGATATGAGGTCTTCTCGGTTTTGGAATTTTCATTAGCACCAGCCAAAAATGCCAGCCTTGCACCAGAAATagaatattataaattattactAAAATTCTAAGGGGTATTTCTTATAGAGTCCGCGTCTTAATTATTGCCTTCCGAAATACTCGGACAAATTCATTGGTAAATGAGAAAAAGATATAACTATTCAATTATAATTATAAGCATGTTAAGGATTGTCCATCTGATAAAGATCCACCCCTTGTTTGAGAGAAGCCATAaagtaatcacaagaataataacAGAAGGGATTGTGACCTAGCGGTTGACTTCCGTAGGATGCCCAAGAATTTGCCCCAGGTAAGGTTGCGGGATCAGAACAATGTAAGGGAAATAATAACAAGCAGATACAGAACACGAAGAGGACCACTAAAATAGATCTTGAACACTCTTATCATCAGATGGGAAGTAAAGACAAAAACAAGCATATCTGTGACAATCAAGATTGTTATCTTTTCAACAGGAAAACAAAATCAACACCCAAATCATGGTAAGAAGACGAACTAAAGAAAAACAAGACAAATTGCCACCCAAGGCCCTCGTGATCCAAATAAACACACATCTAAAGAAACGATCCGAGTGTTAAGCTTTTACCTAAGGCAATAAGGGAATTCATCGAAGGTAACTCCGGTCTCCCCCCCGTCCTCTGCTCCATATCAGAACCCAAGAAACCGTCCTCCAGGGTGCACCCGCTCAAATCGACATTCAAAAAGTGCGCGGAATCGATCGATCGCCTACCAGTACAGAAATCGGTGGAAGGATTCAAGAACAACGTGTGCGGATTGAATCGAGAAGAAAGGAGCGGAGGGTTCCAAGAAACCGAAACCGAAGCCGAGAGAGATCAAGAAATGGGGTGAGGTTCCTGAGGGCTTCTTCGGGCTATTTATATGAGCAGATGGAAGAAGGTAGCTTTTCTGTTTGAATCTGTTACCGATGCGTGAAGCTCAACCGTCCATCAAAAGTACTTaacttttgatatatatatatatatatatatatatatatatatatatatattgctatcGATTAAATTCTATTATGACTCAGTTGAATTTTATAGATGACttcctaatttaaaaaaataaaaaataatttgcttgcctttcaagaaaatataaatattaaatattataaaaaacaaCGAGCTACGTCAGCTCACCCCACTTCACCCCTGCGATGTGacattaaatattataaaaatcatGGCGTGAATCGCTACATTACGAATAAGAAAGCTACGGGATACAATATTAAGACATTAAATCATATAAATGCTATCGATGTGCTTACGATACGTTATTCATACAATGTATAGACATTCCGACATAAACGGACCCTATACAAATTtacaacatcatcatacttcatcACAGGTTGTACCTCAGTTTAACCCAAATCAAATG
The window above is part of the Musa acuminata AAA Group cultivar baxijiao chromosome BXJ2-6, Cavendish_Baxijiao_AAA, whole genome shotgun sequence genome. Proteins encoded here:
- the LOC135615710 gene encoding reticulon-like protein B5 isoform X3 translates to MAEHAEETLIEQVMEKIRDGVDSSSSSDSDDEKSKASVVTEAVKSKISRLFGREKPVHQILGGGKRLHLTFLWEIATGRDLKKFLIVIAGLWVLSTIGRCCNFLTLFYIVFVTLHTVPFLYDKYEDKVDAFAEKASVELKKHYAVFQAKYLSKIPRGPLKDKKFL
- the LOC135615710 gene encoding reticulon-like protein B1 isoform X1, whose translation is MAEHAEETLIEQVMEKIRDGVDSSSSSDSDDEKSKASVVTEAVKSKISRLFGREKPVHQILGGGKPADVFLWKNKKASAAVLGGATATWIFFELMEYHLLTLFCHCLILSLAIIFLWSNATFLINNRSPPHIPVVSIPENLVVDIALSLRYEINRGFAVLREIATGRDLKKFLIVIAGLWVLSTIGRCCNFLTLFYIVFVTLHTVPFLYDKYEDKVDAFAEKASVELKKHYAVFQAKYLSKIPRGPLKDKKFL
- the LOC135615710 gene encoding reticulon-like protein B1 isoform X2; the protein is MAEHAEETLIEQVMEKIRDGVDSSSSSDSDDEKSKASVVTEAVKSKISRLFGREKPVHQILGGGKPADVFLWKNKKASAAVLGGATATWIFFELMEYHLLTLFCHCLILSLAIIFLWSNATFLINKSPPHIPVVSIPENLVVDIALSLRYEINRGFAVLREIATGRDLKKFLIVIAGLWVLSTIGRCCNFLTLFYIVFVTLHTVPFLYDKYEDKVDAFAEKASVELKKHYAVFQAKYLSKIPRGPLKDKKFL